From Cannabis sativa cultivar Pink pepper isolate KNU-18-1 chromosome 8, ASM2916894v1, whole genome shotgun sequence, a single genomic window includes:
- the LOC115701359 gene encoding nudix hydrolase 13, mitochondrial isoform X1, which translates to MSSMEVLARTGRHRQRYHNNLRLVSGCIPYRVTKDEEDYYNIQVLMVSSPNRNDLVFPKGGWEDDETREEAACREALEEAGVIGILRETPLGEWEFRSKSKENNCNIEGGCKGYMFALEVTEILEVWPERQNRDRRWLKIDEAFELCRYEWMREALKVFLRVMTTEVDEEEEKKKNEERKDDHEIVDTQIMSSSSSTTTSSDCNVVNGSNSNTSHKHVISHSIGICLATDMTKNPSGASNDIFLYNCTVKVDSQL; encoded by the exons ATGCATTCCTTACCGGGTGACTAAAGATGAAGAAGATTATTACAACATACAAGTTCTTATGGTTTCTTCACCAAATCGTAATGATCTAGTGTTCccaaaa GGTGGATGGGAAGATGATGAGACTCGCGAAGAGGCTGCTTGCCGCGAAGCCCTAGAGGAAGCAGGAGTGATTGGAATACTCAGA GAAACTCCATTAGGAGAATGGGAATTTAGAAGCAAAAGTAAAGAGAACAATTGCAACATAGAAGGAGGCTGCAAAGGCTACATGTTTGCATTGGAAGTCACTGAAATACTCGAAGTCTGGCCAGAGAGACAAAATCGTGATAGAAGATGG CTAAAGATAGACGAGGCATTTGAATTGTGTCGTTATGAATGGATGCGCGAGGCACTAAAGGTATTTCTTAGAGTGATGACGACCGAGGTAGATGAggaagaggagaagaagaaaaatgagGAAAGAAAAGATGATCATGAGATAGTAGACACTCAAATaatgtcttcttcttcttctacaaCTACTTCTTCAGATTGTAATGTTGTTAATGGTTCAAATTCTAATACAAGTCACAAACATGTTATTAGCCATTCAATTGGGATATGCCTTGCCACTGACATGACCAAAAATCCTAGTGGGGCCTCAAATGATATCTTTCTATATAATTGTACTGTCAAAGTTGATTCTCAATTGTAA
- the LOC115701359 gene encoding nudix hydrolase 12, mitochondrial isoform X2 translates to MKKIITTYKFLWFLHQIGGWEDDETREEAACREALEEAGVIGILRETPLGEWEFRSKSKENNCNIEGGCKGYMFALEVTEILEVWPERQNRDRRWLKIDEAFELCRYEWMREALKVFLRVMTTEVDEEEEKKKNEERKDDHEIVDTQIMSSSSSTTTSSDCNVVNGSNSNTSHKHVISHSIGICLATDMTKNPSGASNDIFLYNCTVKVDSQL, encoded by the exons ATGAAGAAGATTATTACAACATACAAGTTCTTATGGTTTCTTCACCAAATC GGTGGATGGGAAGATGATGAGACTCGCGAAGAGGCTGCTTGCCGCGAAGCCCTAGAGGAAGCAGGAGTGATTGGAATACTCAGA GAAACTCCATTAGGAGAATGGGAATTTAGAAGCAAAAGTAAAGAGAACAATTGCAACATAGAAGGAGGCTGCAAAGGCTACATGTTTGCATTGGAAGTCACTGAAATACTCGAAGTCTGGCCAGAGAGACAAAATCGTGATAGAAGATGG CTAAAGATAGACGAGGCATTTGAATTGTGTCGTTATGAATGGATGCGCGAGGCACTAAAGGTATTTCTTAGAGTGATGACGACCGAGGTAGATGAggaagaggagaagaagaaaaatgagGAAAGAAAAGATGATCATGAGATAGTAGACACTCAAATaatgtcttcttcttcttctacaaCTACTTCTTCAGATTGTAATGTTGTTAATGGTTCAAATTCTAATACAAGTCACAAACATGTTATTAGCCATTCAATTGGGATATGCCTTGCCACTGACATGACCAAAAATCCTAGTGGGGCCTCAAATGATATCTTTCTATATAATTGTACTGTCAAAGTTGATTCTCAATTGTAA